GGGTGCTCGAGGCGCGCAAGGGCGTGGAAGTGGTACTGGCCCGTTCGGCGGCGCGTTTCATCACCCGGCCCATCGCCGAGCATTTCCACGCCGCGGCGCTCGCGATGCAAAAGGCGGTCGTTCAGAACGATCCGCTAAAATATCTCGACGCGGACAAGCAGCTTGACGAGGCGATGGCGTTGGCGTCTGACAACCCCTTCGCGGCGCGTCTTGCCGCGCCCCTGCAGACGCACAGTCGCCGCTTTTGGTATCGCTATCAATCGGCAAGCCTCGCGGAAGCCGCCGAGCATCATGTACATGTGATTCGCGCCATCCTCGACGGCAACGAGGCGGAGGCTGCTGCGGAAACGGAACGGCTGATGGCGCTGCTTCTTCTCCAGGCGCGTGTCGCGCACCGATAGGCGAAATCCTAGTCAGGTGTCGCGGCCTGCGATCAGCGTCTTGCTGTCCCAACCTTCACCGGCCGAAACGAGACAGCTAATCCCGTCGGGGCGGGTCGCGAGAATCGTCCATGTGCCCGTGTCGGACACGAAGATTTCCATCACCGCGCTCTGGTTGACCATGCCCACCGCCATCGGCGTCTCGCGAAAATCCTTCGAAAGCTTGCCGACAATATCGGCACGCACGCCACAGACCGGTGCTTCCTGGGAGAGTGCCGGGCTAGCGATGCAGAAACCTGTCAGAATGGCGGCTATGGAAATGGAAACACGGGTCATGGCGACCTCCTGTCTGACGACTCGCAGCAGCCAGCGCCGCATCGAGGGCGTCGTCAGCCAAAGTCGAATTTGGTTCCTTTCTCCACCTGATCGCCTCCCTGCGAACCGGCTGCGAATTCAAGGACTCACGCCTACCGACGTTCCATCACGTTTGGATTTCGCGATGTAACGTCCGGTGACCGATTTTCGCAGGACACTAATAAAAAAGGCGGCCCGAAAGCCGCCTTTCCTGCGTTTTGCTTAGCGAGCCGTGAGGTCAGTTCATCGTCGGAATAACGAACTCCGCGCCGTCCTTGATGCCGCTCGGCCAGCGCGAGGTGACCGTCTTGGTCTTGGTGTAGAAGCGGAAGGCATCCGGGCCATGCTGGTTGAGGTCGCCGAAGCCCGAGGCCTTCCAGCCGCCAAACGTGTAATAGGCGATCGGCACGGGGATCGGCACGTTGACGCCGACCATGCCGACCTGCACGCGGGACGCAAAGTCGCGCGCGGCATCGCCGTCACGGGTGAAGATCGCAACGCCATTGCCCATCTCATGGTCGTTGGCAAGCTTGATGGCGTCCTCGTAGCGGGGCGCACGCACCACCGAGAGCACCGGCCCGAAGATCTCTTCCTTGTAGATGCGCATGTCGGGCGTAACGTTGTCGAACAGGCAGCCGCCGAGATAGTAGCCGTTCTCGTAACCCTGCATCCTGAAATTGCGGCCGTCGACGACGAGCTTCGCGCCCTCCTGCACGCCGAGATCGACGTATCCTTTGACGCGGTCCAACGCCTGCTTCGTGACCAGCGGACCGTAGTCGGCACTGGAATCGGTCGACGGGCCGACCTTCAGGCTCTCGACGCGAGGGATGAGACGCTGCATCAAGCGGTTTGCCGTGTCCTCGCCGACCGGGACCGCGACGGAGATCGCCATGCAGCGCTCGCCGGCGGAGCCATAGCCGGCGCCGATCAGCGCGTCGACCGTCTGGTCCATGTCGGCGTCCGGCATGATGATCATGTGGTTCTTGGCGCCGCCGAAGCACTGGACGCGCTTTCCGGATGCGCAGCCGCGCGCATAGATATACTGCGCGATCGGCGTCGAGCCGACGAAGCCGATGGCCTTGATGTCCGGATCGTCGAGGATGGCGTCGACCACTTCCTTGTCGCCGTTGACGACGTTGAGGATGCCGGCCGGAAGGCCCGCCTCGATGAAGAGCTCCGCGATCCGCATCGGCACGCCGGGATCGCGCTCCGAAGGCTTCAGGATGAAGGCGTTGCCGCAGGCGATCGCCGGGGCGATCTTCCAGAGAGGGATCATCGCGGGAAAATTGAACGGCGTGATGCCGGCCACCACGCCGAGCGGCTGGCGCATCGAATAGACGTCGATGCCGGGGCCGGCGCCGTCGGTGAACTCGCCCTTCATCATATGCGGTGCACCGATGCAGACCTCGACCACTTCGAGGCCGCGCTGGATGTCGCCCTTGGCGTCGGCGATGGTCTTGCCGTGCTCGCGCGCCAGCAGTTCGGCGAGGCTGTCATATTCGCGCTGCACGAGTTCCAGGAACTTCATCAGCACGCGCACGCGACGCTGCGGGTTGGTGGCGGCCCATGCCGGCTGCGCCGCCTTGGCGTTCTCGACCGCGGCGCGCAGTTCGTCCTTCGAGCCGAGCGCGACCTTGCCGCGAACCGTGCCGTCCATAGGCTGCATCACGTCCTGCGTGCGCCCGCTGTTCGAGGCGACGCGCTTGCCGCCAATGAAATGCCCTACGACGTCCATGCCGCTCACTCCCTTTCATATCTGTGAATATTTGCATTTTCCGCTTTTGCGCCGGGCTTTGCAACGCGAGCGGGTGACAAACCGCTGTGCATGGAATAATCAACGGACAGGGCCTGAATGTGAAATCACGCAACAATCGGAGCGCAACCGGCCGATGAACTGGGACGACGTACGCATCTTTCTCGCTGTCGCGAGAGCGGGACAGATTCTTGGCGCGGCGAAACGGCTCGACCTCAACCACGCGACGGTATCGCGCCGGATCGCGGCGCTCGAGGAGTCTTTCCGCGCAAAGCTGTTCCGCCGCCTGACGACCGGCAGCGAACTGACGCCGGCTGGCGAGCGCTTCCTCGCCATTGCCGAGCGCATCGAGGCCGAGATGATCGGAGCCCGCGCCGAGATCGCCGGGGAGGGAGAGGCGGTGTCGGGCACGGTGCGGATCGGCGCGCCCGACGGCTTCGGCGTCGCGTTTCTCGCGCCGCGGCTGGGAAAACTTGCCGAGCTTCATCCCGATCTCAAGGTTCAGCTCGTGCCGGTGCCTCGGTCCTTCTCCCTGTCCCGCCGCGAGGCCGACATAGCGATCACCACGGAGCGGCCGACCGAGGGACGGCTGGTTGCCGCCAAGCTTGTCGACTACACGCTCGGCCTCTACGCCTCGCGCGGCTACGCCGAGGCATATGGCTTGCCTGCCTCGCGCGCCGAACTGCCGCGTCACAGGCTGGTCGGCTATGTGCCGGATCTGGTCATCAACCCGTCGCTGGACTACGCGGCCGAGTTCTCGCCGGAGTGGAATGCCGGCTTCATGATCTCCTCGGCGCTCGGCCAGACCGAAGCGGTGCGTGCCGGCGCCGGTATCGGCGTGCTGCATGCCTTCATCGCCCGCGCCCTGCCTGAACTCGTGCCGGTGACATCCATCCCGCCGATCCGTCGCGCCTACTGGCTCGTCTACCACGAATCCGTTCGCGGCCTGTCGCGGATCGAGGTGGTGACAGGCTTCATCGCCAGGGCCGTCGAGGCGGACAAGGTGCTCTTCGGCTGAAGACGTCGTCGATCAGCCGTAGCGTTCGATCGACAGGTCGCGCGTGTCGATGTCGGGTTTTCGGCCCGAAATAATGTCGGCAAGAACGCGCCCCGAGCCGCACGACATGGTCCATCCCAGCGTACCGTGTCCGGTGTTGAGATAGAGATTGGAGAACTTCGTCGCCCCGATGATCGGCGGGCCGTCCGGCGTCATGGGACGCAGACCGCACCAGAAGCTTGCGCGCGACAGGTCGCCGCCCCGCGGGAAAAGGTCGCCGACGGAATGTTCCAGTGTCGCGCGGCGCGCGTCGTGCAACCTGAGATCGTAGCCGGATATTTCGGCCGTGCCGCCGGCGCGGATGCGGTCGCCCAGCCGTGTGATCGCGACCTTGTAGGTCTCGTCCATCACCGTCGATTCCGGTGCGCCGCCGGCATCGGTGATCGGCACGGTGATCGAATAGCCCTTCACCGGATAGACCGGAGCGGAGATGCCGATCTTGCGCAGCAGGATTGGCGAATAGCTCCCCAGCGCCACGACATAGGCGTCGGCAGTCAGGAGACCGGCGCTGGTCGCGACGCCGGCCACCTTGCCGCCCTCGACGACAATCCTGTCGATGTCCGTGCCGAACCGGAAGGTGACGCCGCGGCCGGCGGCATGCGAGGCGAGGCGCTCCGTGAACATCTGGCAGTCGCCGGTCTCGTCGCCGGGCAGCCTGAGACCGCCGACGAATTTTCCCTTCACCTTCGCCAGCGCCGGCTCGACCGCGATGCAGCCGGCCGGATCGAGCACCTCGTAAGGCACGCCGAACTGCTTCAGCACCTCGATGTCGCCGCCCGTGCCCTTGAGCTGCTTTTCGGTGCGGAAGAGCTGCAACGTGCCCTGGCTGCGCTCGTCATAGGCGATGCCGGTCGCGGCGCGCAGTTCCTGAAGGCGGTCGCGGGCATATTCGGCGATCGGCACCATGCGCGCCTTGTTGACCGCGTAGCGTCCCGCCGTGCAGTTGCCGAGCATCTTGACGAGCCAGGACCACATATAGGGATCGAGTGCCGGGCGTACGACCAGCGGCCCGTGGCGCATCAGTAGCCATTTGATCGCCTTGACCGGCACGCCCGGACCCGCCCATGGAGAGGAATAGCCGGGAGACACCTCGCCGGCATTGGCGAAGCTGGTTTCCAGCGCCGGCCCGGTGCGGCGCTCCACCACCGTCACCTCGTGCCCGCCCTCCGCCAGATAGTGCGCGGTGGTGACGCCGATCACGCCGCTGCCCAGAATGAGAACCTTCATTGCCCTCTCCGATCCAGTTCAGGCGCCGACATAGCGGCGATGGAAACGGGCACCGAGCCCGGTCAGGATTTCATAGCCGATGGTGCCGGCATGTTCGGCAACCTGATCCACCGACTGCTGCGGGCCGATCAGGTCGACGAGATCGCCGGGTTTCAAGGCGCCGGGCGCCAGCGACGTGATGTCCAGTATGATGCTGTCCATCGAAACACGCCCCGCGAACGGCAGCCGCGCGCCCCTGAAGAAGGCCGCGCCCATGGCGCGCCGGTGCCACCCGTCGGCATAGCCGAGCGAGATGGTCGCGAGCCGCATGGTCGCGCGTGCGCGCGACGCGTAGCCGTAGCCGATGCCGACGCCGTCGCCGATCTCGCGTGTCTGCACCACCTTGGCCTGCAGGCGCACCACCGCCCGCATGGGATTGTCCAGCCCCGGTGTCGGGTTAATGCCGTAAAGTGCGGCACCCGGCCGCGCCAGATCGTAGTGGTAGGCGTCGCCGAGAAACACGCCGGACGAGTTGGCAAGCGACGCGGGCGCCGGCGGAAGCAGACGCCGCAGGCGATCGAAACTCTCGCGCTGGAGCGCATTGGCAGGATTTTGCGGCTCGTCCGCACAGGCGAGATGGCTCATGACGAGCCTGATGTCCAGGCCCGCCAGCCTTTCGGAATGCGCCGCCAGTTGCTCGACTTCGGACGGCACCATGCCGAGCCGCGACATGCCGCTGTCCACCTGAAGCACGGCCGGCAGCGAACGACCCAGTATGCGCGCCAGCGCGGCCCAGCCGTGGGCCTGTTCGAGGCAGTTGAGCACCGGCGTGATGCGGGCTTCCGCGGCATAGGGTTCGGAGCCGGGGGAGAGTCCGTTCAGGACATAGATCGCGACATCGCGGTGCAAGGCTTGCCGCAAGGCGAGCGCTTCCGAGAGCTGCGCCGTGAAGAAGTGCGAGCAGCCCTCGCCGGACAGCGCGTCGGCGACCGCGACCGCACCGACGCCGTAGCCGTCTGCCTTGATGACGCCGGCACAGTCGGTGTTGCCAAGTCTTGCTTTGAGAATCCGGTAGTTCTCGCGGAGCGCGGCAATGTCGATGGTGAGAATGGCGCCAGCGATGATTTCGGAGGCGTCCGTCTGCGTTGAAGTCAATTCATCCCGCTCATGTCGTCAGTTGCACCGGTCGAGGGCCGCGCCAATACCAGCACAGGCTAGGCCGACGTATGCGACAAGGCAACTTTCCTGTTGGTCCTGCGCGGAATCTCAATCGTTGCCGTCGACCGGAAGCGGCAGGGCGGGTTCCGGCACGCGTTGCCACAAGAGCCACGCGACGATGGAGATCAGGCCCATGGCCGGGATCACGGTAGCCAGCGCGGTGACAGGCTCGCCGATCAGCGCGCAAATCGAACCGCCCAGCAGGCCACCCCCCATCTGTACGAAACCGCTCAGCGACGAGGCCGCGCCGGCATTCTGCGGGAACGGCGCGAGCACCGCCGTGGTGAGCGCCGGCGTCATGAAAGCGATACCGAAGGCGCCAAGCGCCACCGGACCCATGACATTGAACAGGCTCGGCGGCAGAAGATGAAGCAGGGCGAAGAGGAGGACAGCGCTGACGCCGACGAACACCAGGCCGATCGGCACGAGGCGCATGGCGCCGATTCGCCCGATGAACTGTCGGACGGTAACGGCGCCCAGAAAATAGCCGCCCGTCTGCATCAGCATGGCGAGGCCGAACTGCGTGGCTGTCAGCCCGACGCGCTCCATCAGGATGAAGGGCAGAACCGTCGCCTGTGTGTAGAGCGCCCCGACCGCCGCGCCGAGCACGACACTGCACAGCACGAAATAGGGCGTGGCAAGCAGCATGCCGTAGGATTTCGCCAAAGCGCGCGGACGGATGCGGGAAAGATCGCGCTTGACCGTCTCGACGAGGCAGAAATGCACGGCGACCATCAACCCGACGCCGACCGCGACCATCAGCAGGAAGATCGCGTGCCAGCCCGCGACCTCCATGGTGATGCCGCCGAGCGTCGGCGCGAAGGCCGGGCCGACCGCCAGGATCATCCCGATCAGGTTCATGATGCGCGCGGAGCGCTCCTTGGTGAACAGGTCGCGCACGACGGCGCGCGATACCGCGACGCCGACCGCCGCGCCAAATCCCTGTATCAGCCGCGCCACGATCAACGCTTCTATGGTCGGCGCGACCAGCGCGATCAGCGAGCCGACCACGTAGATGCCGAGAAAGCCGAAGGTGACCGGCTTGCGACCGAGCCCGTCCGATAGCGGTCCACAGACAAGCTGCGCGAAGGCAAAACCGGCGAAGTAGACCGACAGCGTCATCTTCACGGCCGCTTCGGTGGTGCCGAAAGCGTGCACGATCTCGGGCATGGCGGGCGTGAACAGCGACATCGAAATCGGGCCGATCGCGACGAGCGCCGCCCCGATCAGTGAAACGCGCCGTTCGCTCATCACCGGCGCAACGGGCCGGACCGGCTGCATGTTCATGCGGCGGAACTCTGCTGACCACCTGCGCGGGACTCGGCGAGATTGTCGCGCGCGGCGCGCAGCAACGTCATGAATCGTTCCCAGTCCCTGCCCCCGATACCTCCGGACGCCACGAGGCGCGTGTCGAGCGCCAGCGCCTTGATCTTG
The window above is part of the Rhizobiaceae bacterium genome. Proteins encoded here:
- a CDS encoding GntR family transcriptional regulator → MNQALEIRDTEPAAFEPVALKAYRMLERLIVTLELAPGSVTTEGTLIQKLGLGRTPVREAIQRLAWEGLVDVRPRAGLAIAPLHASDWLRVLEARKGVEVVLARSAARFITRPIAEHFHAAALAMQKAVVQNDPLKYLDADKQLDEAMALASDNPFAARLAAPLQTHSRRFWYRYQSASLAEAAEHHVHVIRAILDGNEAEAAAETERLMALLLLQARVAHR
- a CDS encoding CoA-acylating methylmalonate-semialdehyde dehydrogenase produces the protein MDVVGHFIGGKRVASNSGRTQDVMQPMDGTVRGKVALGSKDELRAAVENAKAAQPAWAATNPQRRVRVLMKFLELVQREYDSLAELLAREHGKTIADAKGDIQRGLEVVEVCIGAPHMMKGEFTDGAGPGIDVYSMRQPLGVVAGITPFNFPAMIPLWKIAPAIACGNAFILKPSERDPGVPMRIAELFIEAGLPAGILNVVNGDKEVVDAILDDPDIKAIGFVGSTPIAQYIYARGCASGKRVQCFGGAKNHMIIMPDADMDQTVDALIGAGYGSAGERCMAISVAVPVGEDTANRLMQRLIPRVESLKVGPSTDSSADYGPLVTKQALDRVKGYVDLGVQEGAKLVVDGRNFRMQGYENGYYLGGCLFDNVTPDMRIYKEEIFGPVLSVVRAPRYEDAIKLANDHEMGNGVAIFTRDGDAARDFASRVQVGMVGVNVPIPVPIAYYTFGGWKASGFGDLNQHGPDAFRFYTKTKTVTSRWPSGIKDGAEFVIPTMN
- a CDS encoding LysR family transcriptional regulator, whose translation is MNWDDVRIFLAVARAGQILGAAKRLDLNHATVSRRIAALEESFRAKLFRRLTTGSELTPAGERFLAIAERIEAEMIGARAEIAGEGEAVSGTVRIGAPDGFGVAFLAPRLGKLAELHPDLKVQLVPVPRSFSLSRREADIAITTERPTEGRLVAAKLVDYTLGLYASRGYAEAYGLPASRAELPRHRLVGYVPDLVINPSLDYAAEFSPEWNAGFMISSALGQTEAVRAGAGIGVLHAFIARALPELVPVTSIPPIRRAYWLVYHESVRGLSRIEVVTGFIARAVEADKVLFG
- a CDS encoding D-amino acid dehydrogenase; amino-acid sequence: MKVLILGSGVIGVTTAHYLAEGGHEVTVVERRTGPALETSFANAGEVSPGYSSPWAGPGVPVKAIKWLLMRHGPLVVRPALDPYMWSWLVKMLGNCTAGRYAVNKARMVPIAEYARDRLQELRAATGIAYDERSQGTLQLFRTEKQLKGTGGDIEVLKQFGVPYEVLDPAGCIAVEPALAKVKGKFVGGLRLPGDETGDCQMFTERLASHAAGRGVTFRFGTDIDRIVVEGGKVAGVATSAGLLTADAYVVALGSYSPILLRKIGISAPVYPVKGYSITVPITDAGGAPESTVMDETYKVAITRLGDRIRAGGTAEISGYDLRLHDARRATLEHSVGDLFPRGGDLSRASFWCGLRPMTPDGPPIIGATKFSNLYLNTGHGTLGWTMSCGSGRVLADIISGRKPDIDTRDLSIERYG
- the alr gene encoding alanine racemase; amino-acid sequence: MTSTQTDASEIIAGAILTIDIAALRENYRILKARLGNTDCAGVIKADGYGVGAVAVADALSGEGCSHFFTAQLSEALALRQALHRDVAIYVLNGLSPGSEPYAAEARITPVLNCLEQAHGWAALARILGRSLPAVLQVDSGMSRLGMVPSEVEQLAAHSERLAGLDIRLVMSHLACADEPQNPANALQRESFDRLRRLLPPAPASLANSSGVFLGDAYHYDLARPGAALYGINPTPGLDNPMRAVVRLQAKVVQTREIGDGVGIGYGYASRARATMRLATISLGYADGWHRRAMGAAFFRGARLPFAGRVSMDSIILDITSLAPGALKPGDLVDLIGPQQSVDQVAEHAGTIGYEILTGLGARFHRRYVGA
- a CDS encoding multidrug effflux MFS transporter; this encodes MNMQPVRPVAPVMSERRVSLIGAALVAIGPISMSLFTPAMPEIVHAFGTTEAAVKMTLSVYFAGFAFAQLVCGPLSDGLGRKPVTFGFLGIYVVGSLIALVAPTIEALIVARLIQGFGAAVGVAVSRAVVRDLFTKERSARIMNLIGMILAVGPAFAPTLGGITMEVAGWHAIFLLMVAVGVGLMVAVHFCLVETVKRDLSRIRPRALAKSYGMLLATPYFVLCSVVLGAAVGALYTQATVLPFILMERVGLTATQFGLAMLMQTGGYFLGAVTVRQFIGRIGAMRLVPIGLVFVGVSAVLLFALLHLLPPSLFNVMGPVALGAFGIAFMTPALTTAVLAPFPQNAGAASSLSGFVQMGGGLLGGSICALIGEPVTALATVIPAMGLISIVAWLLWQRVPEPALPLPVDGND